The genomic stretch TCTCTTCAATTTTGCACCGCTTTATTTCTACAcattaaaaatagaatattaagcataaagtaatataattaatactcaaaagatgattaaaaatactaaaatgtgaGGCAGCAATGGttaaatatatacatttttggCCGAACATCACCACCCCACACATAAACTCTTGCTCGTCCACGAGTAAGCATTAAAACCGCTCTCAATAAATTAAGCCTAGGAACACCACCACTTTGATTGATACCAAAAATTAGGCCTtataccaactcaaaccatcaaatatacacttcgtgatcatcatgcaagatatacaattcaacaaacaaacaacaaacttCTAACCTCCTAGCCTCAGAGACAGACTCTAACTCACCAAACTTAAGCTCACTCACCTACTCTATAAAGAAAAATCTAATAAAATCACCtatctatcatgaaacaagttccctcacaagaataaataatcCACACACTCAAATCAAAGAATCGAATGTAATTTAAGGATTTAGCATCAAAGCACAActctcacactcacaaagaaattcacatgtatgcacaaagaaccataggcttgcccattAGGTACATCTCCACTAATTAAGTGTGTTcgaatagaatcaaataggactttaatGGGTTGTAATGTTGGCTAGGGGACGGGTAGGAAAATTATATGATAGTGACTTACATTTCCCTAAGCACTTTGTAATTTTAGACTTCatcacccattattttcatctcttcattttatttttcagccCTCTCTTCATTAATTGTTTCACAAGTATTTCCCTCATATCAACAacgtttcaatttttttttctttttttattcttacatgtcacattctttttaaaaaggCCTTTTCATCACTTTGTAGCTATCATTGGTCACCATTTTTTCACTTGACCATCCCTTTTCTTCAGATTTCACAATTATATCACATTTAAGCTACAATGCTCACGGAAGCAGGGGGCTAAAACTAGGGATTCAAACAGAAGGATCAAGGCAAAAATACAGCTAACAAACAAAAGGCTACAGGCTCAAAGGGCTAATTAGTGGTATAATTTCTAGAAAGGCTAAAAATGTACAAGACATACCAAGGAAAGCCTATTATCATCTTCTAAACAGagcaacactttttatttcgCTTCAATAACATGTAAGGCAAGTTCTTCACTATGATGAAAAACGTGGAATAAATGTAGAAAatcctcaccacacatggcacaagtATTTATCGAGATGGATCAATTCTACTCTATGATAAATAGGATCATGACgaactacaaaataagaataagctATATACACAGTCACAACCATGAGTGCAAGTGTCAGAAAGTTTGCTATATGTTTCGTTACTCAAGCACTCACAGGAAAGTACTACTCAAGCTCAAGCCTAAATATTCTAGtatcaaacaagtcaaaagGTTCTTTCTTCTATCTCTTTTACTactccaaaaacaaaaaaaaattaatcctaaaaatttaaaaaattacccggttcaaaggccccttttgaaaaagaaccgaggccataagaaaaaTCAAGGGGTGGATGATCTATGCCACTAATGAGGGAGAAAGaaactataaaagaaaaataaaagaacgaacaaagtaaaaatctttttgcatttttcttagttttctatttatatatatatatatatatatatatatatatatatatatatatatatatatatatatccctgaCCTCAAAAGTATCGGAGGTAACCCACCCCCCACTTAAAAATATGTGTTGTCCTCAATGCATGTATAGcagagaaaaaaattgaaacaaggGTGAGACATACTCCTGAAATTCTCTAGGGCCTAGCTAGCAGCATAATCCTCAATATAAAGAGTACCACGACCCCAGACTTAAGCATAAACATGCTCCTCAGCTTCAACTTCAGGTGCTCAGACTTCCCCTAATCtgcaaaataaaaagacaaaacaaaacgtgacactataaaaataaaaatctaaaactattacacattgggttgcctcccaataaGTGCCTTAGTTAACGTTGCGGCGCGACGCCATCACTTTCACAACTTTTCTTTCCACTTTGAGGATATAAATTGTGCCCTaattttgcatcaaattttctACTCCTCTCATGGGGTGGTGGTGTGAAAATAAAGCAACGAAGCAATAATtgtcgcattttgcacttcCTGGCCCTTAAGCTAGGTATATCGTTTTATCTTTTCGGTTTGGCAAACTTCATGACATAAGGCTCTTGTTCCTTATCTATATACTTTTTCATCGGCATGGAGTGCTCGATTTCCATGTCTCCAACCAaacataatgtagaaaaatgCTTAGAATGAGGAACAGCATGCCCCAACTCTAAAACTGCTTTATTTTTTAcatcctcacttttgtataTCTCCTCAACATTGGCGTTATCAACAATATTTTTATCAAATGGTTGGAGCTCTTCTATCTGCTCCACATGCTGGCCACTATCCACGATAATATGTAGTTGGGCATCAGACTCTttaacctttttattcaattgaaCCTGCAGGTCATGGATATCTAAGTCAAATTGATCTATCTCTTGTCTTAGCTTAATCCTGCCTTCTATCAGTTGTATCACCATGTCCGTAAGACCATCACAAAGAAACCTATGAAATTTCATTTGTTGAGCTTGTTCTGTTAGCCAAGATTGGCTCACTATATTTGCTTCTTCAATGCTATCTCCTTGCAAGAAATCGCTCTTTTCTTCTGTTTGAGGTTCGTCTTGGGTATTGGCTAAGCCTGTAACTTGCAGATCATTACAAGTTTCAGCCTCAGCCTGCATCTCTGTGAGTTTGGCACTAATTCTCTCTATGGCTTTCCTTAGTTCTGCAGCCTGCTCATTTATTAATATGTTGTGCTCCGACATTCGTTTTACCATATCGCTGACCCGAGCAAGGCTTTTTGCATCCTCCACTTCATTACTCCTATTAATATCACAAACAACAGAAAATCATAATAGGGGCTCGGGGATGGGGAATAAGAGCAAGGAtcaccaaaataggaacaaccAATATTCGATCAATTTTTATTCTAAGATGCCATGTCAAGAAagataatcaaaatattaaactaagaataaaattaaaaataaaaataaaaataaataaaaaattcttgaatagacaaaaagaaaagtctaatctagataaacagttaatttctaagtccccgacaacggcgccaaaacttgttgctcccaaacgcacacgcaagtatatgcggtcgtacaagtaatataggattaaagtccagatatcgtacccacaggtacttatgattaactatttactaaattaaactaatgctaattatttaaacaagaaataaaatccaaagttatatctataaactaactaaaaataaaagaaagcaaataatgaacttcaaccaagaccAAGCAGATTTTTATCGGCGAAGAGATaaatctagggctatgaccactaacaatcaaGTTGAGTCTTCCAATCGTTACACCTGTTaatttcctgggttactagttgacgggttaattattgCTTATgagtgttacggttcacttttacgtgagtgcataaaagctactaagaggttgtggactctatttgtatttttgtatttttagagtagccacctaatttataagggaaattagaaaaatcaagttAAAAGGGTTTTTATCAAACAAGGGGAAAATCCTTTTTAAACCAGAgtttgaggtaagggttctggtccctagggaaggttttaagcaccctagtattaaggatccgtaaaataagGTTGACCTATGAgtttcaatgtgtgattattatgattatttgcttaaagaggttttctttcttgaaacaaaaaaaaaaaaaaaaaaaaaaaaaccctatcatagcatatcataactCATTTTAGCAAAAATCTTTATTTAGGGGAAAAAGAGTTGGGTTTTTtctgtaaaataaatataaagtcTTAAAGTCATTTCATTTTCGAACCAAGACACACCTAAGATTTCTCTTAAGTAGAGTCCAACTTAATTTGGTTCTAATGTTTAtgctttaatcatttataaagTTATTGAAAACATTTAGTGTAATTCTTTTTGTAAACATGTCATaggtttataaaagtaaaaggggtttttgtatttttatttttctttgtccAAGTTTTAAGGTCAACCATATCTTAACTTCGAAACCTTTACCTCAAATAAAAgttaagtgtatttttctcttgttttgtgACTTAAGGTCTGGAATTTAGGCCCAAAAAGTTTAAAAATCAACCTTAAGTTTGAATTTTGATTGAAACAACtaaattgtttttttctttgaaagtcagttttttgttttcttaaagtaGCAAAAAATCGGTCCCATTTATTTCAAAGGGGACAGAAGGCCCAAACAGTTTTCCGTCCCTTTCTATATTCTTATACAAGAATACACATCCCGTGTATACTGTATCACTTCAATTTACTTTAAAGACTTCAACAAAATCATTTGCCAATCTCATGCATTGTTTCAACTTAACCGTGTTGATTTCGAAAATCATTTGAATAATTCCTAACCCTTCTACGTGAAATTCCTAAATTCTAACCTTTTGGGGGCATTCTTGACATATATAGGtacacaaatataaaataaagaggagagttaggctggtgggcctaccgaGCCCACCAGTTGTCAATTTCATCCATAGATGGGCCTTCATCTAGCACAGACTCAATCAAAAAAGGGGTGTTGGGCCTCTGGCCCTACAGTGGCTCACGGAGAAGCTGACCCGAATGGCCACGTTGTGAAATTCCATGCAAAGAGGAGAGGCGAAAAGGAAAGATGCAGTTAGAGAGTATCTAAACTTAACAATTaactaaataagaatttaagTAAAGACACTCAACACGATCATATATAAATGCGTATATCATGTATAACTCAGACATATCTGTAATCAGAAGATATAACTCAGACATGTAAATAGAATGTGCTCAACTATTTcgtcaaataatcaaacaattaaggccaagaataaataaataacccaaagatggaAAACCAATAGATATAAACGATAATCAAATGTCAACTTTCATCTTTGAGCCAAAATCCTAGAattaaagagtttagctccacacagacatggaggaaaaacaataaatcatccgaataaaaacgtAAAAACTAGTATTACAAagaagagaaggtaaaaccctgtaactacggcctccacagcggctccaagctctctctaggtccaaagttTTGAACTCTGTGTTTCAAGTtatccaaagttatgtaaaaacccTGTCTTATGAACTATTTATAGGCGTAGAAAAAAGCCCAAACAAAATAACTGAGTCCAAAACGAAATAGGAAGAAGTGGGATCCAAAAagtgaaacttacataaatagctaCCTTTCATTGGCTTCTAACTAGATATAActataaaatgcaaaattaccAAGCGTAgctacttttctttaaaaacgcgtgtatttctgtttttttgaaatatagagaaatataGTGAACAGTAAACACGCTCCAGTGAAATCAGGAGTTATTTATGgaacaaattttttgaaatacagtgaaatacaTGGAAATACAAAATTGGGTtgagtaaaaataggctatatttttggaacaaattcttctttttctttttaaatggtaagttaAATTagatcaaccatatttcatgcATTCCATAACAACTCACGAAtctctctcaacttttatcgcaatcaaaactttttgaattcaaaaaccactaaagatctgaaaactttcaaatatagaaaaatatacaccggaatataatgaaatatggttgattgtttaagaaatataaagtattagtatgcgtatatacaatggaatacaatgaaatatatcagaaactattttataaattagaaatacaaaatgcagaaatacagcgaaatacaaaaatcgtgaaaacaaagtggagtaaaaataggatccacaccaaaaaaaaagaagataaatacatttaaatacGATAAATAATACACCGAAAATATCTTGAAAAATTAGATATACCGTTTGTTGATACAcagaaatacactgaaatatactaaaatattttatcaaacacttggtgggcatgaagcttcacaactctcatcaatggtgtttctacaacaacaacctatTCTCTTGCTCCTAGATGATGCTATAATATTATATTGTTATAATCAATACTATTCTTCATCACTCATAAGATAAACAACACCACATGATTAGCGAACataagaaggattttcctcttatttcggCCTATCCGGAGATTTAGCAAACGAATTGTTATGGCTGAGCTTCGACCATTGGATGGAGATCCTCCACTGCTTTTCTTGTTGCCACTGGTGTATTTTTGCTTGGAGTATCAATATCCGCCATTAAAATAGAGAATAAGAGCTTGTTGAAGGTACTCTAACAATGgctgaaaatatatataaaaaaaattgaatgaaaagtgaAGGTAAAGACAATGAAATTTACGAACAATTGAagagaaatacaacaaataacatAACGGAAATTAGTTACATGTAGAGATTGGGTAACtgataaggaagaagaagaaatcgtgTTAATTATGGTGAAGAATAATGGGAGTAAAATACGGTTGTGAATTAAAGatgtgagagaaaaatatttgaaaaaaagaagagattgTGGGTAAGTGAGATAGAGTTACCTTATTTTTAGGGAAATACACTGCAGTTACAAAAATAAGTTATAGatggtaatttgataaataattaagctaccaaaataattttaaaaaaaggtagctattactaataaataagtcttagaggtaTTTATGGGCTATAAATTTTCCATCCGAAAATTGCACTGTGCGTCGCGCACATGTTAATTTCCAGTGCTCAATTTTATTGCTGCCACATTCTACACTTTGCAAATTTCAATTGCCATGTTGAAtactttcttgttttcttcGTCGGTGGGCTACCAAGTAAGGTAAATACATTCCTTCCAATTCCTTTAACTGTTTTGCTCCTTTTAAATCCAATCACCAATTGTCATTCTTGTACTGATGCATGCCGCATAGACAACTTCTCTTTTTAAAACCATTCCTACATGCATTCAATACCGATTTATTCTAATTTACAAAAATCCAACACGTTGAATTCCGTTATTGCTTCGGATCTCTTCAATTTTGCACTGTTTTATTTCTAcacattaaaattataatattaagcacaaagtaatataattaatactcaaaagatgattaaaagtgctaaaatgtgaggcaacaataggtatatatatatatatatatatatatatatatatatatatatatatatatatatatatatatatatatatatataatttggcCGAACATGCAATTAGATTCATGGTCgtttcctattttattttattttattttatgttggaGGATTTTCAAATCGGTCTCTCAAAGTTCCAATAATGTTACTACAACGTTTTATAGTCCTACTATATTTTGCAGTAGTCCTACTACATGTTGAGTAATCTTACCACATTGTTATTAATTTTGTCTGTTGCTTAATTTCAAAGTTGAATTTTAAGTAATTCAAATTGGCAGTTGGTTGGTACAGAAATAGTTATTTACAGAAAATTGAACAGTTATTGTGTTTAAATTCCAATAGTTATGTAACCAAAAAATGCGTCTCTTCAAAATAGACATGTGTCTCTTCAGAATAGACATGTTTGTCTATAAATAGACTATCAAAATAACAGGAAAAAATATAACAAgatcttcttctccttctccaaatCTCTTATACTTATTTGCTGCAGAAAATATACATAAGTTAGACAGATTCTATTATTCTTCTGAGTGACGTGTGATTCGATTTGTTTGTACAAAGACAAATTCGAATAAAGAGTTTCATTGTATCCTAGAGGAAATTCGCAATCCCCTTTGCATATCTTGTGGTGGGGGCAAATATTTCTTAAGGAAAGCAGCATTGCTACACGCCTTGAAGCCATTTTACAGATCTTTTCTAACCCCAAGTATAATTTTTCTAACATTTTATATGTTTTAGACTCAAAACTTTAGTACCTATATGGTCCTGCATTCATGCAGGAAGAAGTCTTCAAAGCTGATCTGTAGTTGAAAACTTGAGATCAATGTTCTTGAGCAAAACCAAATTAAGTGTACTGTATGTGTTTTCTCTGTGGTGTTGTAAATAAAATAGTGATGAATCATAGAAATATTACAAACTACGGGaaccattttcttccttttcataTAAAGCAACATAAAGGACAAACATAGGAATGTCAGACGTTATGTGCACTGAGAACAGTTTCAAGAATAACAATCTATGATATTTAGCATATACTGTACTATGCACCTCATGAGCTATTTGGGGTTGAATTAGGCCAAAGTCCATTTTTCTCAACACTTCCTATAAAAATGAGAAATGGAATCCCAGTGCTTAAGAGTTAAGAGTCCAAATATACTAAGTTAATAGAAAAAAATGTGTGTCAATAGAAATAACATAATGGCGAAGAGCAATTTTATAAACTCTTGGAAGAattattaacttatttttttgaaaacacaGTATAGGACAAACCAAAGAATATGGTTTGATAGCCGCAATTAGAGGTGGCAAAATGGGAATCCAACATTTTAAATGGTTGATACCCAACCCATTTAATGTCAACCCATATTATCCACTTAAAATATGGGTAAATTAATgggtaaaatggataaaatccACAACATGGAGGAAACTGTCTAAGAAACAAGTTCTTTAACCACCCCCTCCTACCCCCTACCCCACCATCTAACCACCCTTACACCCTCACTACCCCACCCTCACCACCCATCACTGCCTTCCTCCCCACCCCTGTAACCACCTACCCCACCCCTACCCCTATCACCACCTACCACCACCCCTTATCTCTCACCTCCCTACCACTACCCCCTATCTCTCACCTCCCTACCACCACCCCCTATCTCTCAACTTTGCAAAACTAgacattttgtgaaagtagtaacgttcaaaaatagcaactttacaaaagtagctgctttttcaaaatattacttgcgaaaagtagctacttttcaaaaatagtcaTTTTGCAAAAGTAGTCACTtaagaaaatagtcacttttagaaaatagccactttgtgaaagtagatactttttaaaaatagtcactttttgaaagtagacaattttcataaatagtcattttgtgaaagtagttacTTTAAAAACTAACTACTTTGCAAAAGtagcaattttttaaaaagcttctttgtgaaagtattaaaataatcatttttgcAATGTGCCATTTCTAAGATAGTGGTCACTTTTGTAAAGTAgttattttttttgaagtgatacaaaaatggctacttttgtaaagtggccattttttgaaaaatgacaaaaaaagtttctatatttgcaaattttcattttcggtcattttgtaagaaatatatttttgcaaaaataaccatttttatgtcacttttcaaaaatggtcaatttacaaaaatagccatttttgTCACTTTTAAAAATGGCTAGTTTTAGTCACTTTTTAAACTCTTCAAAGTGCAAAGTagtcatatatgaaatagacgctttgggggggggggggggggggggtttgggtGGAGCGTTGGTGTGGGATGGGATGGAGTTGGGGTGGGTAATGAAACTTATGCGCTCGAGGGTGGTTTGAAAAGTGGGGGGTGGGGTTTGGTGGACAGTAAAAAAGATTTTCTTGGAGGTCGTGTCATTGAAAAGGTTAGAAGTACTATTCTTCCCACAAATTTTAAGGCACAACTATGTACTAGGGATTGGATTTATAGACAAAATGATAAATTAATATGAAGCCAACATCTTTGAAGTACTTTGGATAATATGGGTATCCATATTATCcgttttccattttttaagtTTAAATATCGGGTCGGGTAATTGACCCGTTTTTTGTCAACCCATTTTCAACCCGACCCATATCCGACTCGACCCGCCCGTTTGCCATAGCCGCAATggaacaatttcaaaaataagtAATATCTCATCTTAATCTGTAAGTACCTAGTTACTCCTTTAGCTTTTCCATCCAAGAATACCTCTCTATCATAAAGCTAACTGCAAATCTTTGAGCTTCCTACTAAAATTTTGTCCCTAATCATAGGTGTCACCACTTTTACTGATGAGCACAATTCATCAATCTCCCCATCAAAGATCTTCAAGGCTTCCAATATTGACTCCCATAACTAAATACCGAAACTGCTGCCACAAGCTATTAAAAGCATTGAATTTGTGCAAGGCGATGGTGGTGTTGGTAATGTAAAGCAAATCAATCTTGCTAAAGGTTGGACAtttcaaatttaccttttttgaGTAGCGATGGTACTTATACTGGTAATGAACTGGcaataaaattgaaatattttCATACTGGTAGCAATCTTAAGTCTATAAAGTATCGGATTGATGAGCTTAACGAACATACTTTTACATACAAATACACATTGATCGAAGGTGAAGCGTTGATAGAGAAGCTTGAAAAGATAACTTATGAGGTGAAGTTTCAGCAATCAGCTAGTGGTTCTATCTCTAAGGTGACCAGCAAATACTACATTGAAGGTGATTTCAAGCTGAATGAGTCAGAGCAGGCAAGGAAAAGGGGTTGGCTATGTACAAAGCACTGGAGGCCTGTCTCCTTCCTTCAGAGTCTCAATGGCTACGCTTAATCAGCTTcctaatttatttttctcccAAGTCATATAGTCTGTTTTCTGCAAACTACTGCTTTCTTAGTTAATTTCATCTTTAATATCTTTCTTCTAGTTCTAAAAAAGGTACGTCAAAAATAAAGACTCTCTTCTGTATCTAATATATGTATTGTGGAAATAAAATGTTCATTGGTGTTCAGTGATTGTCACATCTTTCTTATTGAGACTTGAATTATGACAAACCCACCCAAATTACCAAGAAAAATCAGCACTACATTATCTTTGATACTCAAATTGCAATTAGTATCTTCGGCAATATTAGGCTGCAACTTTCACATGGTGATACAGTACTAGTACTCTTACAATTAACAATACTTAATGCTCATCAGGGGTATTAATAAGAATCAAGTTTAGCACTAGCCGTGGTGCCTAAACATTTTAGTGGCGGCACAGGCCATGACTACTAGAGCTATACTAATTGTTACGCCCCTCGTTCTCgtcgtagtagaacctatgatttcatagtcgggtatgccctcggaattgagactcgtgtccaagttttggagatagaaagtgccttaccccgtgtacaaaggtACCAGCAGGCATTCCTGGCATTTTACacagttagaagttgaacgaatcgaatcgacgcgatctgaactgaactagaaaagtctgcagacaccagtcattgTCGACGGGTCGTCCacatggtcgacggaccgtcattATGCGGCGTCGACAGGGTTCCGCAGCCATGAGATCTGCAGGCGTAGGTTGAcgggcaagtcgacggaccatcgacaagttaacggaccgtcgacacgtcgacggaccgtcgacacatcgacgggtcatcgacctCTCGTAGAACCACACCGCTGTAATTTTTTTactccaagtataaatatgtggttcacgaccttatttctcattttctctcttccaagtCAGATAAAAACCCTAGTATATTTTCTTCCAACATTTTagatcatattagtgaagatttggtaagatccgaaCCACgtaaaacccgagcttgtgaagaagaaggttgcttctagggtttcttcaaggttgtgaagcttaggaagttggagttgaagtgattATTGGagtcttagacccctcaaggtatgtaaatgatttctacccttgaatttgagttaattatcaagagttttagtgattttacgTAAAGGGAGGGCGCTTAtagaagtggtaagttgatgaaggataagatagtgatttggggttattttaagagatgattgtaaatggatttaaatatattttgatatatgagTGTTGTCTttgttattgtggttgatgttggatcaattgtgaagttgaagggctGTTGAGCTTGCAAGGAAAACATTGTCtataattcgttaagctctatatgtatCTAAAGATGGTTAGTgagcgaggtaaatagtctaattgaggcctatgttatcttaactgtagatttacaagttcgagaggtagataTTGGATTATtggatatacttcaaggtatgttaaagctatcttttctttcctttgacATGATCCTATAACATGAGCCAACGAGCGAGTAagtgagcttccatattactctactcttagaagcattaggagtacttcagtctttgatgttcatgtaccccgtttatgatgattacttctgttcatgggtctagCTCTATGTATCCAGTTCTATGTATATAGTTatttatgcattacattcattagaTACGTCTATGTACATTGACctgtgaccagaaggcgttatatacgcgaatattagatatatgtggggtatgagaagagagataggcgttatacacgcattacCACCCGATCAGTGGTGCAGAGTGATGATGctattgattatggccacaga from Lycium ferocissimum isolate CSIRO_LF1 unplaced genomic scaffold, AGI_CSIRO_Lferr_CH_V1 ctg9828, whole genome shotgun sequence encodes the following:
- the LOC132046192 gene encoding major pollen allergen Cor a 1 isoforms 5, 6, 11 and 16-like, whose translation is MAELRPLDGDPPLLFLLPLVDGTYTGNELAIKLKYFHTGSNLKSIKYRIDELNEHTFTYKYTLIEGEALIEKLEKITYEVKFQQSASGSISKVTSKYYIEGDFKLNESEQARKRGWLCTKHWRPVSFLQSLNGYA